In Streptomyces violaceusniger Tu 4113, one DNA window encodes the following:
- a CDS encoding PIN domain-containing protein has product MIRYLADSTAVWRLQRDRKLNDLWGHELDDGAIGSCAPQRTEFRQSARGLDEYDGMTEMFADLFPDVSVPKSAWKWIEVGQYRLAQRGQHQSLSVVDWLICATAAHHGLVVLHDDADFRAAARLLSDLAERNVFATPR; this is encoded by the coding sequence GTGATCCGCTACCTTGCCGACTCCACGGCCGTCTGGCGTCTCCAGCGTGACCGCAAGCTCAATGATCTATGGGGCCATGAGCTGGACGACGGGGCCATCGGCTCGTGCGCTCCGCAGCGCACGGAATTCCGGCAGTCTGCGCGCGGTCTGGACGAGTACGACGGGATGACGGAGATGTTCGCCGACCTTTTCCCGGACGTCTCCGTCCCGAAGAGTGCTTGGAAGTGGATCGAGGTCGGCCAGTACCGTCTGGCCCAACGGGGGCAGCATCAAAGCCTGTCCGTGGTCGACTGGCTGATCTGCGCGACGGCCGCACACCACGGGCTCGTCGTGTTGCACGACGACGCCGACTTCCGCGCGGCCGCGCGTCTCCTCTCGGACCTCGCGGAGCGCAACGTCTTCGCCACTCCCCGCTGA
- a CDS encoding polysialyltransferase family glycosyltransferase, giving the protein MSAYKPLAERKRTQIFLASTLYGAATLAAAIDADSVGPADRRLLLISNNAATPETTPPVDEMPGFERLRGRFDRVLSWNETISPFHPGGWAPRVDDAPLWERHLRLLWNLGDDTIELILESIQVNPAMAVAHVFQGAPIDVYADGLMSYGPTRNKLDPLIGTRIRRLLHLDLVPGLRPLLLTEFGVEPEILPTEVFTKVLAEVAEAAPRGVASASERIAVGNGPALMLGQYLSALDILTPQEEEELHVRMLRGAVALGHRTVVFKPHPTAPARWSRMLEKKAAELGAELTVMDTPVLAEVLYQRMSPALVIGCFSTALLTADVFYGLPVARIGTDTLLERLTPYQNSNRVPVTIADALLPDLEDHKAVAAARPVDERAGKRLAGLISAVGFCMQAKIYPDLRPTAERYLAAHLDHQTWRYFKKRRLTALALPGAVPSQLAFIPRNETVRKVARRARAIKRAALKRTVTG; this is encoded by the coding sequence ATGTCCGCCTACAAGCCGCTGGCGGAGCGCAAGCGCACCCAGATCTTCCTCGCCTCGACCCTCTACGGGGCGGCGACCCTCGCGGCCGCGATCGACGCGGACAGCGTCGGCCCGGCCGACCGCCGGCTGCTGCTGATCAGCAATAACGCCGCGACACCGGAGACCACCCCGCCGGTCGACGAGATGCCCGGCTTCGAGCGGCTGCGCGGCCGCTTCGACCGGGTGCTCTCCTGGAACGAGACGATCTCGCCGTTCCACCCCGGCGGCTGGGCCCCGCGCGTGGACGACGCCCCGCTGTGGGAGCGCCATCTGCGGCTGCTGTGGAACCTCGGCGACGACACCATCGAGCTGATCCTGGAGTCCATCCAGGTCAACCCGGCGATGGCGGTCGCCCATGTCTTCCAGGGCGCGCCCATCGACGTCTACGCGGACGGTCTGATGAGCTACGGCCCGACCCGCAACAAGCTGGACCCGCTGATCGGCACCCGGATCCGCCGGCTGCTCCACCTGGACCTGGTGCCCGGGCTGCGGCCGCTGCTGCTGACCGAGTTCGGCGTCGAACCGGAGATCCTGCCGACCGAGGTGTTCACCAAGGTGCTCGCCGAGGTCGCCGAGGCCGCCCCGCGCGGTGTCGCCTCCGCCAGCGAGCGGATCGCCGTCGGCAACGGTCCGGCGCTGATGCTCGGGCAGTACCTGTCCGCGCTGGACATCCTCACTCCGCAGGAGGAGGAAGAGCTGCATGTGCGGATGTTGCGCGGCGCCGTGGCGCTGGGCCACCGCACCGTCGTCTTCAAGCCGCACCCCACCGCCCCGGCCCGCTGGTCGCGGATGCTGGAGAAGAAGGCCGCGGAGCTGGGCGCGGAGCTGACCGTCATGGACACCCCGGTCCTGGCCGAGGTGCTGTACCAGCGGATGAGTCCGGCCCTGGTCATCGGCTGCTTCTCCACCGCGCTGCTCACCGCCGACGTCTTCTACGGACTGCCGGTGGCCCGGATCGGCACCGATACGCTGCTGGAACGGCTCACCCCGTACCAGAACAGCAACCGCGTGCCGGTGACGATCGCGGACGCGCTGCTGCCCGACCTCGAGGACCACAAGGCGGTGGCCGCCGCCCGGCCGGTCGACGAGCGGGCGGGCAAGCGGCTGGCCGGACTGATCAGCGCCGTCGGCTTCTGTATGCAGGCCAAGATCTACCCGGATCTGCGGCCTACCGCCGAGCGCTATCTGGCCGCCCACCTGGACCACCAGACCTGGCGCTACTTCAAGAAGCGCCGGCTGACCGCGCTCGCCCTGCCCGGGGCCGTCCCCTCGCAGCTCGCCTTCATCCCGCGCAATGAGACGGTGCGCAAGGTCGCCCGCCGGGCCCGGGCCATCAAGCGCGCCGCCCTCAAGCGGACGGTCACCGGATGA
- a CDS encoding CoA transferase has translation MTRSDASPDSATVHAWTALGGDPALLGNVAYRAVSGGLPARLPVAELARATVGVCSLAAAELGARRSGGAVPAVRVDEGAVATAFVSERHLRIDGRKPTNFAPLSGFWRAADGWVRTHANYPHHRARLLTALGLSGDSGPDELAAALAARPARAIQEIVYAGGGLAVAVAEPGESEIPLAGLPLSESRRIGEGAPRLLSEALLPASGVRVLDLTRVIAGPVATRTLALLGADVLRIDSPGLPEDPDAHADTGFGKRSAALDLGAPEDRRTFETLLADADVVVTGYRPGTLDRFGLAPDALLERHPGLIVAQLCAWGWSGPWAMRRGFDSLVQAATGIAAIEAHAGADAEGHPGVLPAQALDHGTGYLLAAGVLRALTERQEVGGGRHLRFSLAGTASWLLHGIAPVSRGDGPAHDPAPWLAETASDLGTLRYARSPIGSPDGPLDWARASGRLGADAPRWL, from the coding sequence ATGACGAGGAGCGACGCATCACCGGACTCGGCCACCGTCCACGCCTGGACCGCCCTCGGCGGCGACCCGGCGCTGTTGGGGAACGTGGCGTACCGCGCGGTGAGCGGGGGACTGCCCGCCCGGCTGCCCGTGGCCGAGCTGGCCCGCGCCACCGTGGGCGTGTGCTCGCTGGCCGCCGCCGAACTGGGCGCGCGGCGCTCCGGCGGGGCCGTTCCGGCGGTACGGGTCGACGAGGGCGCCGTCGCCACCGCGTTCGTCAGCGAACGGCACCTTCGTATCGACGGCCGGAAGCCCACCAACTTCGCTCCGCTGTCCGGCTTTTGGCGCGCGGCTGATGGCTGGGTCCGGACGCACGCCAACTACCCGCACCACCGCGCCCGGCTGCTCACCGCCCTCGGGCTGTCCGGCGACAGCGGGCCGGACGAACTCGCGGCGGCGCTCGCGGCCCGCCCCGCCCGGGCGATCCAGGAGATCGTCTACGCCGGGGGTGGGCTGGCCGTGGCGGTGGCGGAGCCCGGCGAAAGCGAGATTCCGCTTGCTGGGCTGCCGTTGAGCGAGTCCCGGCGGATTGGGGAGGGCGCGCCGCGCCTGCTCTCGGAGGCGCTCCTGCCCGCGAGCGGCGTGCGCGTGCTCGATCTGACCCGGGTCATCGCCGGGCCGGTGGCCACCCGCACCCTGGCGCTGCTGGGCGCCGACGTACTGCGCATCGACTCTCCGGGGCTGCCCGAGGACCCGGACGCACACGCCGACACCGGCTTCGGCAAGCGCTCGGCCGCACTCGACCTCGGCGCGCCCGAGGACCGCCGGACCTTCGAGACGTTGCTCGCCGACGCCGATGTGGTGGTCACCGGTTACCGCCCCGGCACGCTCGACCGCTTCGGCCTCGCCCCGGACGCGCTGCTGGAACGCCACCCCGGGCTGATCGTCGCCCAGCTTTGCGCATGGGGCTGGTCGGGGCCGTGGGCTATGCGGCGCGGTTTCGACAGTCTGGTGCAGGCGGCTACCGGGATCGCCGCGATCGAGGCGCACGCCGGCGCCGATGCCGAGGGCCACCCCGGTGTGCTGCCTGCCCAGGCGCTCGACCACGGCACGGGCTATCTGTTGGCGGCGGGGGTGTTGCGGGCGCTGACGGAGCGGCAGGAGGTGGGTGGCGGGCGCCATCTGCGGTTCTCTCTCGCGGGCACGGCGTCCTGGCTTCTGCATGGCATCGCCCCTGTGTCCCGGGGCGACGGCCCCGCCCATGACCCGGCGCCCTGGCTCGCCGAGACTGCCTCGGACCTCGGAACGCTGCGGTACGCCCGCTCGCCGATCGGCTCCCCGGACGGACCACTGGACTGGGCCCGCGCATCCGGTCGCCTGGGCGCTGACGCTCCGCGCTGGCTCTGA
- a CDS encoding FadR/GntR family transcriptional regulator, with translation MDEQGPQGRGQRPRPQGLHDRLLESLGPAITGGDYPPGTVLRTDELERRYDVSRTVVREAVRVLESMHLVESRRRVGVTVRPTDEWDVFDPQIIRWRLAGPDRPRQLRSLTALRSAIEPAAAALAAEHATPEQCAELTEHALNMVATSRGQQLPAYLIHDVAFHRVILRASGNEMFARLGDVVAEVLTGRTQHRIMFTDPDPEAVTLHVRVAEAVRASDAEAAERYTREITVGALRELDILAP, from the coding sequence ATGGACGAACAGGGGCCCCAGGGCCGTGGTCAGAGGCCCAGGCCCCAAGGGCTGCACGACCGGCTCCTGGAGTCCCTCGGCCCCGCCATCACGGGGGGCGACTATCCGCCGGGCACCGTCCTGCGCACCGATGAGCTGGAGCGGCGCTACGACGTCTCGCGCACGGTCGTCCGGGAGGCGGTGCGGGTCCTGGAGTCCATGCACCTGGTGGAGTCCCGCCGCCGGGTCGGGGTGACGGTGCGCCCCACCGATGAGTGGGATGTCTTCGACCCCCAGATCATCCGCTGGCGCCTGGCCGGCCCCGACCGCCCCCGCCAGCTCCGCTCCCTCACCGCCCTCCGCTCGGCCATCGAACCCGCCGCCGCCGCGCTGGCCGCCGAGCACGCCACACCGGAGCAGTGCGCCGAGCTCACCGAGCACGCCCTCAACATGGTCGCCACCTCACGCGGCCAGCAACTGCCCGCGTACCTGATCCACGACGTCGCCTTCCACCGCGTGATCCTGCGCGCGTCGGGCAACGAGATGTTCGCCCGCCTGGGCGACGTCGTCGCCGAGGTCCTGACCGGCCGCACCCAGCACCGCATCATGTTCACCGACCCCGACCCGGAGGCCGTCACCCTCCACGTCCGCGTGGCCGAAGCGGTCCGCGCGAGCGACGCGGAGGCGGCGGAGCGCTACACGCGGGAGATCACGGTGGGGGCCCTGCGGGAGCTGGACATCCTGGCGCCGTGA
- a CDS encoding gluconate:H+ symporter: protein MTRLSVEMLAADTVDPITSAGHAQLGIAVLVGIAVLVLLITQTKLHAFLSLTIGSLALGAVAGAPLDKVITSFSAGLGSTVAGVGVLIALGAILGKLLADSGGADQIVDTILAKASNRTMPWAMVLIAGIIGLPLFFEVGMVLMIPVVLLVAKRGNFSLMRIGIPALAGLSVMHGLVPPHPGPLAAIDAVHADLGITLALGVLIAVPTAIIAGPVFSRVADRWVHITPPDRLIPTRPSEELERRPGFGVTVLTVLLPVVLMLIKALVDIVVDDPENTVQRVADVIGAPLIALLAAVIVGMFTLGRAAGFTKDRISSTVEHSLAPIAGMLLIVAAGGGFKQTLIDIGVGKMIMDISQHWNVSALLLAWLIAVAIRLATGSATVATISAAGLMTPLAADMSSTHVALLVLSIGAGSLFFSHVNDAGFWLVKEYFGMSVGQTVRTWSVMESIISVVGLGFVLLLSLVI, encoded by the coding sequence GTGACCAGACTCAGCGTCGAGATGCTGGCAGCGGACACCGTCGACCCGATCACGTCGGCAGGTCACGCGCAGCTCGGCATAGCCGTCCTCGTCGGCATAGCCGTTCTCGTTCTCCTCATCACCCAGACCAAGCTGCACGCGTTTCTGTCGCTGACGATCGGCTCACTGGCGCTCGGCGCCGTCGCGGGAGCCCCGCTCGACAAGGTCATCACCAGCTTCTCGGCCGGCCTCGGGTCGACCGTCGCGGGCGTCGGCGTGCTGATCGCCCTCGGCGCGATCCTCGGCAAGCTGCTCGCCGACTCCGGGGGCGCCGACCAGATCGTCGACACCATCCTCGCCAAGGCGAGCAACCGGACGATGCCCTGGGCGATGGTGCTGATCGCGGGGATCATCGGGCTGCCGCTCTTCTTCGAGGTCGGCATGGTGCTGATGATCCCGGTGGTGCTGCTGGTCGCCAAGCGCGGCAACTTCTCCCTGATGCGCATCGGCATCCCGGCGCTCGCGGGCCTGTCCGTGATGCACGGCCTGGTGCCGCCGCACCCCGGACCGCTTGCCGCGATCGACGCGGTCCACGCCGACCTGGGGATCACCCTGGCGCTCGGCGTCCTCATCGCCGTGCCCACCGCCATCATCGCGGGCCCGGTCTTCTCACGCGTCGCCGACCGCTGGGTGCACATCACCCCGCCGGACCGGCTGATCCCCACGCGGCCGTCGGAGGAGCTGGAGCGGCGTCCCGGGTTCGGCGTCACCGTGCTCACCGTGCTGCTCCCGGTCGTCCTGATGCTGATCAAGGCGCTGGTCGACATCGTGGTGGACGACCCGGAGAACACCGTCCAGCGCGTCGCCGACGTCATCGGCGCTCCCCTGATCGCGCTGCTGGCCGCGGTGATCGTGGGCATGTTCACCCTCGGCCGGGCCGCGGGCTTCACCAAGGACCGGATCTCCTCCACCGTCGAGCACTCGCTCGCGCCGATCGCCGGAATGCTGCTGATCGTCGCCGCGGGCGGCGGCTTCAAGCAGACGCTGATCGACATCGGCGTCGGCAAGATGATCATGGACATCTCGCAGCACTGGAACGTCTCCGCGCTGCTGCTCGCCTGGCTGATCGCGGTCGCCATCCGCCTCGCCACCGGCTCGGCGACGGTGGCCACGATCTCGGCCGCCGGGCTGATGACGCCGCTGGCCGCCGATATGTCGAGCACCCATGTGGCGCTGCTGGTGCTGTCGATCGGCGCCGGGTCGCTCTTCTTCAGCCATGTCAACGACGCGGGATTCTGGCTGGTCAAGGAGTACTTCGGGATGAGCGTGGGGCAGACGGTGCGGACCTGGTCGGTGATGGAGTCGATCATCTCCGTCGTCGGGCTCGGCTTCGTCCTGCTGCTGTCGCTGGTGATCTAG
- a CDS encoding L-idonate 5-dehydrogenase, translating into MVLGCVIHGQGDLRIEELPEPEPAPGQALVAIRYGGICGSDLHYHRHGGVGDFRLQEPMVLGHEVVGTVVAYGEGATGPAVGTPVAVHPATPCGVCPECSDGRANVCRDTRYLGSAARTPHVQGGFASQIAVPAVQLRALPEGLEPRRAALAEPLAVALHAVRRAGAVKGRHVLVTGAGPIGCLTIAAARAAGAATITATDLLPRALEFAAAAGATACVRADDPDDPNWPSDEMDVAIEASGVAAGLDTCLRRVRRGGVVVQLGMLPPGQSPFAGNLLVAREIELRGALRFHAEFDDALRLLAAEPSFDALISGVRSAREAVEAFGQAADRSQSCKVLLDFAN; encoded by the coding sequence ATGGTGCTGGGCTGCGTGATCCACGGTCAGGGCGATCTGCGGATCGAGGAACTCCCCGAGCCGGAACCGGCGCCAGGGCAGGCGCTCGTGGCGATCCGGTACGGCGGGATCTGCGGATCGGATCTCCACTACCACCGGCACGGCGGGGTGGGCGACTTCCGGCTCCAGGAGCCGATGGTGCTCGGGCACGAGGTCGTCGGCACGGTCGTGGCGTACGGCGAGGGCGCGACCGGGCCCGCGGTCGGCACCCCGGTCGCCGTCCACCCGGCCACGCCGTGCGGGGTGTGCCCGGAGTGCTCCGACGGCCGCGCCAACGTCTGCCGCGACACCCGCTATCTGGGCAGCGCCGCGCGCACCCCGCATGTCCAGGGCGGCTTCGCCTCCCAGATCGCCGTCCCGGCGGTGCAACTCCGGGCCCTGCCCGAGGGGCTGGAGCCGCGCCGGGCCGCGCTCGCCGAACCGCTGGCCGTGGCGCTGCACGCGGTGCGGCGGGCGGGCGCGGTGAAGGGCCGCCATGTGCTGGTCACGGGCGCCGGTCCGATCGGCTGTCTGACCATCGCGGCGGCCCGCGCGGCGGGCGCGGCGACCATCACGGCGACCGATCTGCTGCCCCGCGCCCTGGAGTTCGCGGCGGCGGCCGGGGCGACGGCCTGCGTACGGGCCGACGATCCGGACGACCCGAACTGGCCCTCGGACGAGATGGACGTCGCGATCGAGGCGTCGGGCGTTGCGGCTGGGCTCGACACGTGTTTGCGCCGGGTGCGGAGGGGAGGCGTGGTCGTCCAGCTCGGCATGCTGCCGCCCGGGCAGAGCCCGTTCGCCGGAAATCTCCTGGTCGCCCGGGAGATCGAGCTGCGGGGCGCGCTCCGCTTCCACGCCGAGTTCGACGACGCGTTGCGGCTGTTGGCGGCCGAGCCGTCGTTCGACGCGCTGATCAGCGGGGTGCGGTCGGCGCGGGAGGCGGTGGAGGCGTTCGGTCAGGCTGCCGACCGTAGCCAGTCGTGCAAGGTGCTGCTGGACTTCGCCAACTGA
- a CDS encoding acyltransferase family protein: protein MSAPPAPDPGPISPAAATAPTPTPPRASDLALERSAERTAKAAARGGGHPVRLRALDGLRLLAALMVAAYHYGGRDGEIAQAWGSSPRVQFPTLSSTFAYGCLGVQIFFVISGFVICMSGWGRPLRSFFASRVSRLYPAYWVAIILVTAVFALPWVTYKAVSPSDALVNLTMLQQPLGVDRVLGVCWTLWAELRFYALFALFVVLPGATRHRVVLFCAVWTLGSAFAEAANLPLLDVVLMPEYSSYFIGGMGIYLLHRFGHDALSWGIIGISFLIGQHYAIRDLWHPANIDAFSYRSAAAIIGVVAFGYVAVTLIALGKLNWANWRWLTVAGALTYPFYLVHEHLGWVVVWVLHQKLGIPSYGTFALTVLVMLGLAWLLYRFVEQKLTPVIKRSLTTVRL, encoded by the coding sequence ATGAGCGCGCCGCCCGCCCCCGACCCCGGGCCGATATCCCCCGCGGCGGCGACGGCTCCCACGCCGACGCCGCCGCGCGCCTCCGACCTCGCTCTGGAGCGATCCGCCGAGCGCACCGCGAAGGCGGCCGCGCGCGGCGGCGGCCATCCGGTGCGGCTGCGGGCACTGGACGGGCTGCGTCTGCTCGCCGCGCTCATGGTGGCCGCGTACCACTACGGCGGGCGCGACGGCGAGATAGCCCAGGCGTGGGGCTCCTCGCCCCGCGTCCAGTTCCCCACCCTCTCCAGCACCTTCGCCTACGGCTGTCTCGGCGTCCAGATCTTCTTCGTCATCAGCGGCTTCGTCATCTGCATGAGCGGATGGGGACGGCCGCTGCGCTCCTTCTTCGCCTCGCGCGTCTCCCGCCTCTACCCCGCCTACTGGGTCGCGATCATCCTGGTGACCGCCGTCTTCGCGCTCCCCTGGGTCACCTACAAGGCGGTGTCGCCCAGCGACGCGCTGGTCAACCTCACCATGCTGCAGCAGCCGCTCGGGGTGGACCGGGTGCTGGGCGTGTGCTGGACCCTCTGGGCGGAGCTGCGGTTCTACGCCCTCTTCGCGCTGTTCGTGGTGCTCCCGGGCGCGACCCGCCACCGGGTGGTGCTCTTCTGCGCCGTCTGGACGCTGGGCTCGGCCTTCGCCGAGGCGGCGAACCTGCCGCTGCTGGACGTCGTCCTGATGCCGGAGTACTCCTCGTACTTCATCGGCGGCATGGGCATCTACCTGCTCCACCGCTTCGGCCACGACGCCCTCTCCTGGGGCATCATCGGGATCAGCTTCCTGATCGGCCAGCACTACGCGATCCGCGATCTGTGGCACCCGGCCAACATCGACGCGTTCTCCTACCGCTCGGCCGCCGCCATCATCGGCGTGGTCGCCTTCGGCTATGTCGCGGTGACGCTGATCGCCCTCGGCAAGCTGAACTGGGCGAACTGGCGCTGGCTGACCGTGGCGGGCGCCCTGACCTACCCGTTCTACCTGGTCCATGAGCATCTGGGCTGGGTGGTCGTCTGGGTCCTCCACCAGAAGCTGGGCATCCCCTCCTACGGGACGTTCGCCCTGACCGTACTGGTGATGCTGGGCCTGGCCTGGCTGCTCTACCGCTTCGTCGAGCAGAAGCTCACCCCGGTGATCAAGCGCTCGCTGACGACGGTCCGCCTGTAA
- a CDS encoding aminoglycoside phosphotransferase family protein — MSASAMHADERPIDVALVRRLLAAQFPRWAELPIERFASSGTVNALFRLGGDLAVRLPRLAGGAGDVEREHRWLPRLAPALPVPIPAVLGKGVPGDGFPWPWTVHRWLDGENPREGRVVRPGRLAADLAEFIVALRRIEPAGGPPAYRGGPLREVDEETRAAIGLLRGTIDTGAATAVWEEALAAPGWDGPPVWVHSDLMPGNLLVVDGRLSAVIDFGTAGVGDPACDLIPAWNLLPASVREDFRAALGVGVDDGTWARGRGWALSMALIQLPYYRETNPAMAANARHVIQEVLASTSRAPLAVETGEGSP, encoded by the coding sequence ATGAGCGCGAGCGCGATGCATGCCGACGAACGGCCCATTGACGTGGCTCTCGTACGGCGGTTGCTTGCCGCGCAGTTTCCCCGGTGGGCGGAGTTGCCCATCGAGCGGTTCGCCTCGTCGGGCACCGTCAATGCCCTGTTCCGGCTCGGGGGCGACCTCGCCGTACGGCTGCCGCGTCTCGCGGGTGGGGCCGGGGATGTGGAGCGGGAGCACCGGTGGCTGCCGCGGCTTGCGCCCGCGTTGCCGGTTCCCATTCCCGCGGTGCTCGGCAAGGGCGTGCCGGGGGACGGTTTTCCCTGGCCGTGGACGGTCCATCGGTGGCTCGACGGGGAGAATCCGCGGGAGGGGCGGGTCGTCCGGCCCGGGCGGCTCGCCGCCGATCTCGCGGAGTTCATCGTCGCGTTGCGCCGGATCGAGCCCGCGGGCGGGCCGCCCGCCTATCGGGGCGGGCCGCTGCGGGAGGTCGACGAGGAGACTCGGGCCGCGATCGGCCTCCTGCGCGGGACGATCGACACCGGGGCGGCTACCGCGGTGTGGGAGGAGGCGCTGGCGGCGCCCGGGTGGGACGGGCCGCCGGTGTGGGTGCACTCCGATCTGATGCCGGGCAATCTGCTGGTCGTGGACGGGCGGCTGAGCGCCGTCATCGACTTCGGGACCGCCGGGGTGGGCGATCCGGCCTGCGATCTGATCCCGGCCTGGAATCTGCTCCCGGCGTCGGTGCGGGAGGACTTCCGCGCCGCGCTCGGCGTGGGCGTGGATGACGGCACCTGGGCGCGGGGCCGGGGCTGGGCCCTGAGCATGGCGCTCATCCAGCTTCCGTACTACCGCGAGACCAATCCGGCGATGGCGGCCAATGCCCGTCATGTGATCCAGGAGGTGCTGGCCTCAACGAGCAGGGCTCCCCTCGCCGTCGAAACCGGCGAGGGGAGCCCCTGA
- a CDS encoding gluconokinase, whose product MHAPQVVVVMGVSGTGKTTVGPLLAEELGVPYAEADDFHPPANIAKMSAGTPLDDDDRRPWLDAIGAWAHDHAAGGGVVSCSALKRTYRDRLRSAAPGIVFLHLTGDRELIAERMKERKGHFFSGKLLDSQLATLEPLQPDEYGVAVDVGPEPELITERAAAELRRLEHQ is encoded by the coding sequence ATGCACGCCCCCCAGGTTGTCGTGGTCATGGGAGTGTCCGGAACGGGCAAGACCACGGTCGGCCCCCTGCTGGCGGAGGAGCTCGGCGTCCCGTATGCCGAGGCCGACGACTTCCACCCGCCGGCCAACATCGCCAAGATGTCGGCCGGGACCCCGCTGGACGACGACGACCGACGCCCCTGGCTGGACGCCATAGGCGCCTGGGCCCATGACCACGCCGCGGGCGGGGGCGTGGTGAGCTGCTCCGCGCTCAAGCGGACGTACCGCGATCGGCTGCGGTCCGCCGCGCCCGGCATCGTCTTCCTCCATCTGACCGGCGACCGCGAGCTGATCGCCGAGCGGATGAAGGAGCGCAAGGGCCACTTCTTCTCCGGGAAACTGCTCGACTCCCAGCTCGCCACGCTCGAACCGCTGCAGCCGGACGAGTACGGCGTCGCCGTGGACGTCGGCCCGGAACCCGAGCTCATCACCGAGCGGGCCGCCGCCGAACTGCGGCGGCTCGAACACCAGTAA
- a CDS encoding glucose 1-dehydrogenase, with translation MTTHPLFDIAGRTALVTGSSRGIGHALARGLVEAGCTVVLNGRDPHALEKAAAELGGADAGVHTAAFDVTDGPAVAAGIADVEERVGPLDILVNNAGTQNRAPLLEFTDDAWRQILDTNLTSAFLVGRETARRMTPRGHGKIVNICSLQSEVVRPGIAPYAATKGALKMLTKGMCADWGRYGIQVNGLGPGYIETELTRPLVEDEEFSSWVRGRTPAGRWGRTEDLVGALLYLASPAADFVSGQVLYVDGGMTSVL, from the coding sequence ATGACGACACATCCGCTCTTCGACATCGCGGGCCGCACCGCGCTGGTCACCGGCTCCAGCCGGGGCATCGGCCACGCCCTCGCGCGCGGTCTGGTGGAGGCCGGCTGCACGGTGGTGCTCAACGGGCGCGATCCGCACGCCCTGGAGAAGGCCGCGGCCGAGCTCGGCGGCGCCGACGCGGGGGTGCACACCGCCGCGTTCGACGTCACCGACGGCCCGGCCGTGGCCGCCGGTATCGCCGATGTGGAGGAGCGGGTGGGCCCGCTCGACATCCTGGTCAACAACGCCGGGACGCAGAACCGGGCGCCCCTGCTGGAGTTCACCGACGACGCCTGGCGGCAGATCCTGGACACCAACCTCACCAGCGCCTTCCTGGTGGGCCGGGAGACCGCCCGGCGGATGACCCCGCGCGGCCACGGCAAGATCGTCAACATCTGCTCCCTGCAGAGCGAAGTGGTCCGCCCCGGAATCGCCCCCTACGCGGCGACCAAGGGCGCGCTGAAGATGCTCACCAAGGGCATGTGCGCGGACTGGGGCCGGTACGGGATCCAGGTCAACGGGCTCGGCCCCGGCTATATCGAGACCGAGCTGACCCGGCCGCTGGTCGAGGACGAGGAGTTCAGCTCCTGGGTGCGCGGGCGGACCCCGGCCGGGCGCTGGGGCCGCACCGAGGACCTGGTCGGCGCGCTGCTCTATCTCGCCTCGCCGGCTGCGGACTTCGTGAGCGGACAGGTGCTGTACGTAGACGGCGGCATGACGAGCGTTCTGTGA
- a CDS encoding type II toxin-antitoxin system VapB family antitoxin: protein MSATQIDIDDDALAEAMRLSGAKTKKEMVNIALREYAERRARTEARLRHLEQARQWDEEGFWLRHAAEKGAAGDSARTEQGAA from the coding sequence ATGTCCGCCACGCAGATCGACATCGACGACGACGCTCTCGCGGAAGCCATGCGGCTGTCCGGCGCCAAGACCAAGAAGGAGATGGTCAACATCGCCCTCCGCGAGTACGCGGAGCGCCGGGCGCGAACCGAGGCGCGCTTGCGTCACCTTGAGCAGGCCCGGCAATGGGACGAGGAAGGCTTCTGGCTGCGCCACGCGGCCGAGAAGGGTGCCGCGGGCGACTCGGCGCGCACGGAGCAGGGTGCCGCCTGA